A section of the Etheostoma cragini isolate CJK2018 chromosome 12, CSU_Ecrag_1.0, whole genome shotgun sequence genome encodes:
- the LOC117954356 gene encoding guanine nucleotide-binding protein G(olf) subunit alpha isoform X2 yields MGCLGNSKTEDQRIDEKAQREANKKIEKQLQKERQAYKATHRLLLLGAGESGKSTIVKQMKILHVNGFNAEEKKQKIQDIRKNVKDAIVTIVSAMSTLIPPVPLANPEDQFRIDYIKSIAPLSDFDYSQEFFDHAKKLWDDEGVKACFERSNEYQLIDCAQYFLDRIDSVRQNDYTPTDQDLLRCRVLTSGIFETRFQVDKVNFHMFDVGGQRDERRKWIQCFNDVTAIIFVVASSSYNMVIREDNNTNRLREALDLFRSIWNNRWLRTISVILFLNKQDMLAEKVLAGKSKIEDYFPEYARYTIPNEATPEPGEDPRVTRAKFFIRDEFLRISTASGDGRHYCYPHFTCAVDTENIRRVFNDCRDIIQRMHLRQYELL; encoded by the exons ATGGGTTGTTTGGGCAACAGCAAGACTGAAGATCAACGCATCGACGAAAAGGCACAACGAGAGGCTaataaaaagatagaaaaacagttacaaaaggAAAGACAAGCGTATAAAGCCACACACAGGCTCTTATTACTGG GTGCGGGAGAGTCCGGAAAAAGCACCATTGTGAAGCAGATGAAGATTCTACACGTCAACGGCTTTAACGCGGA agaaaagaaacagaaaatccaAGATATTCGGAAAAACGTGAAGGATGCCATAGTG ACTATAGTGTCTGCGATGAGCACTTTAATACCCCCAGTTCCGCTAGCCAATCCAGAGGACCAATTCAGAATCGATTACATCAAAAGCATAGCACCTCTCTCCGACTTCGACTACTCACAG GAGTTCTTTGATCATGCAAAGAAGCTGTGGGACGACGAAGGAGTGAAGGCATGCTTTGAGAGGTCCAATGAGTACCAGCTCATCGACTGTGCACAATA TTTCCTGGACAGAATTGACTCTGTAAGACAGAACGACTACACACCAACGGACCAG GACCTGCTACGCTGCCGAGTGTTAACATCAGGGATTTTCGAGACGAGGTTCCAAGTAGACAAAGTGAACTTTCA CATGTTTGATGTTGGAGGCCAGAGAGATGAAAGGAGAAAATGGATCCAGTGCTTTAACG ACGTCACTGCTATCATCTTCGTGGTGGCCAGCAGCAGCTACAACATGGTAATAAGGGAAGACAATAACACCAACAGGCTACGGGAAGCCCTGGACCTCTTCCGCAGTATTTGGAACAACAG atggTTACGCACTATATCGGTCATATTATTCCTGAACAAGCAGGACATGCTGGCTGAGAAAGTATTAGCTGGAAAATCCAAAATTGAAGACTACTTCCCCGAATACGCTCGCTACACCATACCAAATGAAG caacTCCTGAACCTGGTGAAGACCCAAGAGTGACGAGAGCCAAGTTCTTTATCCGAGACGAGTTTCTT CGGATCAGCACTGCGAGTGGCGACGGAAGACATTACTGCTACCCCCACTTCACCTGCGCCGTGGACACAGAGAACATCCGGCGGGTGTTCAACGACTGCCGGGACATCATCCAGAGAATGCACCTGCGGCAGTACGAACTCTTGTGA